From the genome of Haloterrigena sp. KLK7, one region includes:
- a CDS encoding universal stress protein, with the protein MSRILVPFDDSERAREALEYAIDLFPNGEFVALTVVDTSSVPAIPNTASGDEDEVAETVETVFGDVEERLETPERLAAERDVPIETRTRLGTPTQEIVEFAETEAVDHIVMGSHGRSGVKRFLLGSVAEVVVRHSPVPVTVVR; encoded by the coding sequence ATGTCGCGCATTCTGGTTCCCTTCGACGACTCCGAGCGCGCCCGCGAGGCCCTCGAGTACGCCATCGACCTGTTTCCGAACGGCGAGTTCGTCGCCCTGACCGTCGTCGACACCTCGTCGGTGCCGGCGATTCCCAACACCGCGTCCGGCGACGAGGACGAGGTCGCGGAGACGGTCGAGACCGTCTTCGGCGACGTCGAGGAGCGCCTCGAGACCCCGGAACGGCTCGCCGCCGAGCGCGACGTCCCGATCGAGACCCGGACGCGACTCGGCACCCCCACTCAGGAGATCGTCGAGTTCGCCGAGACCGAGGCCGTCGACCACATCGTCATGGGAAGTCACGGCCGCTCGGGTGTCAAACGGTTCCTGCTCGGGAGCGTCGCGGAGGTCGTCGTGCGACACTCGCCGGTTCCCGTGACGGTCGTTCGGTAA